The Aliarcobacter cryaerophilus ATCC 43158 genome includes a region encoding these proteins:
- a CDS encoding ATP-binding protein: MKLLEVINLTIDSDLCGIYNIEPSKLDKLKKIIYMLCSTKPYELNISKLSSAVGTSWPTLQKYLERMDAGSLIHIVRAGEGMRAINKPDKLLLDNPNLFVVACGNVTNFFKKV; the protein is encoded by the coding sequence ATGAAACTTTTAGAAGTAATAAATCTTACAATTGACTCAGATTTATGTGGAATATATAATATAGAACCTTCAAAGCTAGATAAATTAAAAAAGATTATTTATATGCTTTGTAGTACAAAACCTTATGAATTAAATATCTCAAAACTAAGTTCAGCAGTTGGAACATCATGGCCAACTTTACAAAAATATTTAGAAAGAATGGATGCTGGAAGTTTAATACATATTGTAAGAGCAGGTGAAGGAATGAGAGCTATTAATAAACCAGATAAACTTCTTTTAGATAATCCAAATCTTTTCGTAGTTGCTTGTGGAAATGTAACTAATTTTTTTAAAAAAGTATAA